The following proteins are co-located in the Pirellulales bacterium genome:
- a CDS encoding AAA family ATPase: MTLAVRLAEYVRACFTGLWVESHEHDDALAEIAQLCRRENWRLATWSVDQGLKIAGQSGEADAGAGDPLAAIRSLNALASTDSSALLVLVNFHRFLNSAEVVQTLATQVTAGKQNRTFVVILSPVVQIPTELEKAFAVIEHELPDRDQIEQIARGVATEPGEIPEGDGLVAILDAAAGLTRMEAENAFSLSLVRHTQLVPEAIWELKSGMLKKSGTLQLHRGSERFSELGGLESLKSFCLRAMRRRANQNSDVRPRGVLLLSPPGCGKSAFCKSLGNETGRPVLTLDVGSLLGSLVGQSEQNIRHALRIADAMAPCVLFCDELEKALSGVASSGQTDSGVSARLFGRLLTWLNDHESDVFFVGTCNDISKLPPEFSRAERFDGVFFVDLPDVAQRRAIWKLYIDKFGLDATQPKPVDADWTGAEIRACCRLAALLEVPLVEAAQNVVPVARTAGEAVERLRSWAHERCLSADQPGIYKRDGVRGQKPGRKVNRDPSQN; the protein is encoded by the coding sequence TTCACCGGCCTTTGGGTCGAATCGCACGAACATGACGATGCCTTGGCCGAAATCGCCCAGCTCTGCCGCCGGGAAAACTGGCGGCTGGCCACTTGGTCCGTCGACCAAGGGCTGAAGATTGCCGGCCAAAGTGGCGAGGCTGACGCCGGCGCCGGCGATCCATTGGCCGCAATCCGTTCGTTAAATGCCTTGGCCAGCACCGACAGTTCAGCGCTGCTGGTGCTTGTGAATTTTCACCGATTTCTGAATTCCGCCGAGGTCGTGCAAACGCTGGCTACCCAGGTCACGGCCGGCAAGCAGAATCGCACGTTTGTGGTGATATTGTCGCCGGTGGTGCAAATTCCCACCGAACTGGAAAAAGCCTTTGCCGTGATCGAGCATGAACTGCCCGACCGCGACCAGATCGAGCAAATCGCGCGCGGCGTGGCTACTGAGCCTGGCGAAATCCCCGAGGGCGATGGCCTGGTTGCCATTCTCGACGCCGCGGCCGGTTTGACCCGCATGGAAGCTGAGAATGCGTTTTCGTTGAGCCTGGTTCGGCATACGCAGCTTGTTCCCGAAGCTATCTGGGAGCTGAAATCGGGAATGCTAAAAAAAAGCGGCACGTTGCAACTGCATCGGGGTAGCGAGCGGTTCAGCGAGCTTGGCGGCCTGGAATCGCTGAAGAGCTTTTGCCTACGGGCCATGCGCCGACGTGCGAACCAGAACTCCGATGTGCGGCCCCGAGGCGTTCTTCTGCTCTCGCCGCCAGGCTGCGGGAAAAGCGCATTTTGCAAATCGCTTGGCAACGAAACGGGCAGGCCCGTGCTCACGCTCGACGTAGGCTCGCTTTTGGGCAGTCTGGTTGGCCAAAGCGAGCAGAATATTCGTCACGCCCTGCGAATCGCGGACGCGATGGCCCCCTGTGTGCTGTTTTGTGATGAGCTCGAGAAGGCTTTGAGCGGCGTAGCCAGCTCGGGGCAAACCGATTCCGGCGTGTCAGCCCGTTTATTTGGCCGACTGCTGACCTGGCTGAACGACCACGAAAGCGACGTGTTCTTCGTGGGCACCTGCAACGACATCAGCAAATTGCCGCCCGAGTTCTCAAGAGCCGAGAGGTTCGACGGCGTTTTCTTCGTTGATCTGCCAGACGTCGCCCAGCGGCGAGCTATCTGGAAGCTGTACATCGACAAGTTCGGCTTGGATGCAACACAGCCCAAGCCTGTCGATGCCGATTGGACTGGTGCCGAAATTCGCGCCTGCTGCCGCCTGGCGGCGCTGTTGGAAGTCCCGCTGGTCGAAGCAGCGCAGAATGTTGTACCCGTTGCCCGTACTGCCGGCGAAGCTGTCGAGCGCTTGCGGAGCTGGGCACACGAGCGGTGTTTATCGGCTGACCAGCCGGGCATCTACAAGCGCGACGGCGTCCGGGGCCAAAAACCCGGCCGCAAGGTCAACCGCGATCCATCGCAGAACTGA
- a CDS encoding DNA ligase: MPDLQDGESVEIQGSARLPYILKNVGGVYSCTCPAWRNQSKPIERRTCKHLRKFRGEQAEQDRVGAVAGTQPAVAPSSSRQAPALLLAESWDNSTDVIGWWLSEKLDGVRAYWDGKRFLSRQGNVFHAPDWFTAGLPAIPLDGELWLARKAFQRTVGIVRRHDGSSLWAHIKFRIFDAPAMHERFEERIEYLCDCFSQLRLRYVGVLPQQQCRSLAHLRDELELVLAGGGEGLMLRQPGSQYEAGRSSTLLKVKRFHDAEAQVIEHQGGAGRHKGRLGALLVQLPDGTMFSVGTGFTDAQREDPPPVGSLITFRYQELTDRDVPRFPSFVRVRPSNAPAPTMSTDRVPPIHG, from the coding sequence ATGCCCGATCTGCAAGACGGCGAATCGGTCGAGATTCAAGGCTCGGCCAGGTTGCCGTACATTCTGAAGAATGTGGGCGGCGTCTACTCGTGCACCTGTCCAGCCTGGCGCAACCAGTCAAAACCCATCGAACGCCGCACATGCAAGCACTTGCGGAAATTTCGCGGCGAGCAGGCAGAACAGGATCGCGTCGGCGCCGTGGCAGGCACTCAGCCGGCCGTTGCGCCAAGCTCTTCTCGCCAGGCACCGGCGCTGCTATTGGCCGAAAGCTGGGACAACTCCACCGACGTAATTGGCTGGTGGCTGAGCGAAAAGCTCGATGGCGTCCGGGCATACTGGGACGGCAAGCGGTTTTTGTCCCGGCAAGGAAATGTTTTTCATGCACCCGACTGGTTCACCGCTGGATTGCCGGCCATCCCGCTCGACGGTGAACTGTGGCTGGCCCGCAAGGCATTTCAGCGCACGGTAGGCATCGTTCGCCGCCACGATGGCAGCAGTCTGTGGGCGCACATCAAGTTCCGCATCTTTGACGCACCGGCCATGCACGAACGGTTCGAGGAGCGCATCGAGTACCTGTGCGATTGTTTTTCCCAGCTTCGCTTGCGTTACGTCGGCGTACTGCCACAGCAGCAATGCCGCAGCCTGGCGCATCTACGCGATGAACTAGAACTGGTCCTGGCCGGCGGCGGCGAGGGCCTGATGCTGCGGCAACCTGGATCTCAATATGAAGCTGGCCGTTCAAGCACGCTGCTGAAGGTGAAACGCTTCCACGATGCTGAAGCCCAGGTAATCGAGCATCAAGGTGGTGCCGGTCGGCACAAAGGCCGGCTTGGCGCGCTACTCGTCCAGTTGCCAGACGGCACGATGTTCTCCGTGGGCACCGGCTTCACCGACGCCCAGCGAGAAGATCCGCCGCCGGTGGGCAGCCTGATTACGTTCCGCTATCAGGAGCTCACTGATCGTGACGTACCACGGTTCCCGTCGTTTGTGCGGGTCCGTCCATCAAACGCGCCGGCACCGACGATGAGTACTGATCGAGTGCCGCCAATTCACGGCTGA
- a CDS encoding AAA family ATPase, whose protein sequence is MKTAITEMRGDIEQMASDPDQHTDLNLPVLAYSYSSLEWLPDYATLNHKHIIDVREVLQNINRYRDDPSLSRPLNFLLLASPGSGKSQLIKSLVKQIGNQFVGYVPYNMATMQGKDDLGRVLDAARNITIEGKLPIVFLDEFDSHDSNYPLLLPLLWDGELDVGNRELRLGRVVFFLAGSRSKLPEKLRDAREMASARNSGGKDDDTKLADLFSRINGTVVKLPSLADVDVNTTSDKIVIAMQLLRRRFPKCKTVPWTLLWFIAQAPFRYEARSIATLINLIAMRKGETADALEALGREHLGSLPFGNADILTKSPLGIHLNHDRGASGLVALWADASQIQADQELLVEPMKFDPPNWATMLQKRIASLTSQGRLESQPFGDRSANPLSRVKHSGN, encoded by the coding sequence GTGAAAACGGCAATTACGGAGATGCGAGGGGACATTGAGCAAATGGCGTCCGATCCCGACCAACACACGGATTTAAATCTGCCTGTCCTGGCGTACTCATATAGTAGCTTGGAGTGGCTGCCGGATTATGCCACCCTGAATCACAAGCACATCATCGACGTTCGTGAAGTGTTGCAAAACATTAATCGCTATCGCGACGATCCTTCTCTGTCGCGACCGCTGAATTTCCTATTGCTGGCCAGCCCGGGATCAGGAAAGAGTCAGCTAATCAAATCGCTCGTGAAGCAGATCGGCAACCAATTTGTCGGCTACGTACCGTACAACATGGCCACCATGCAGGGAAAGGATGATCTCGGCAGGGTGCTGGACGCTGCTCGCAATATCACAATCGAGGGCAAGCTGCCGATCGTATTTCTAGACGAGTTCGACAGTCACGATTCTAATTATCCGTTACTATTGCCCTTGTTATGGGACGGGGAGCTTGACGTCGGAAATCGCGAGTTGCGCCTTGGTCGCGTCGTCTTTTTTCTAGCAGGCAGCAGATCGAAGCTGCCTGAAAAACTGCGAGATGCGAGAGAGATGGCCTCCGCTCGGAATTCCGGTGGAAAGGACGACGATACGAAACTGGCGGACCTATTTTCTCGCATCAACGGAACGGTCGTAAAGCTTCCGTCATTGGCGGACGTTGACGTCAACACGACGTCCGATAAGATCGTCATTGCGATGCAATTGCTTCGTCGTCGCTTTCCCAAATGCAAAACGGTGCCTTGGACTCTCTTGTGGTTTATCGCTCAGGCTCCGTTCCGTTACGAAGCCAGAAGCATCGCGACATTGATCAATTTGATAGCGATGCGAAAAGGCGAGACTGCCGATGCACTTGAAGCGCTCGGTCGCGAACACTTGGGCTCGTTACCGTTTGGGAATGCCGACATTCTGACCAAGAGCCCGCTCGGAATCCATCTTAACCACGATCGAGGAGCCTCGGGGCTTGTGGCTTTATGGGCTGACGCGAGCCAGATTCAGGCCGATCAGGAACTTCTCGTGGAGCCCATGAAATTCGACCCACCCAATTGGGCGACGATGCTGCAAAAAAGAATTGCGTCGCTAACAAGCCAAGGGCGGTTGGAGTCGCAACCTTTTGGCGACAGGTCGGCTAATCCGCTTTCACGAGTAAAGCATAGCGGAAATTAG